A window of Sedimentibacter sp. MB31-C6 genomic DNA:
AGAAAAAATGCTAAAATATTTTATAAAAAAAGCAGTAGGAAATTCTTTAATTAAACCTAGAGTTATCATATGTGTTCCAAGTGGTGTTACTGAGGTTGAAAAAAGAGCTGTACTTGAGGCTAGCAATAACGCAGGTGCTAAAAAAACATTTTTAATAGAAGAACCAGTGGCTGCAGCAATAGGAGCAGGACTTGATATTACAAAACCTTCTGGACATATGATTATAGATATGGGTGGAGGAACTACTGATATTGCCGTTATATCCCTAGGGGGCATTGTTGTTAGCAGATCTATTAAGACTGCTGGAGACAAATGTGATGATGCAATTGTGAGATATGTAAGAAAAAGATATAATGTTATGATAGGTTTAAGAAGTGCTGAAGACTTGAAAATAAAAATAGGTACAGCATTTCCCGTTGAAGAAGAACAATTTATGGAAGTTAGAGGTAGAAACTTGGTTACAGGTCTTCCAGTAAATCTGACAATTTCATCTTCTGACATGTTAGAGGCTTTGGAAGAAACTACTACGGCAATTGCTGATGCAGTCCATTCTGTTCTTGAAAAAACTCCTCCTGAACTTGCTGCAGATATAAGTGAAAAGGGAATAGTTATGACTGGTGGAGGATGTTTAATTCATGGTTTAGACAAGTTGATAGAAAAGAGAACAGGTTTGAATGTAACGATTTCTGATGATGCTGTTTCTTGTGTTGCACGAGGTACTGGTAAATCATTAGAACACATGGATGCATTAAAGGATTCGTTATTAACTGAAGAGATTAGGACAAACTACAACAGAGCATAAAAAAACTACAAACAATAGAGTTTATCTAGTAATAGGTTTAATCTATTGTTTACTATTTTTATACAGAGGTAAAAAAATGAAAATAAAAAAAGCAGTTATTCCAGCGGCAGGTCTTGGTACTAGATTTTTACCTGCTACTAAATCGATTCCAAAAGAAATGCTTCCAATAGTAGATAAACCGACGATTCAGTATATAGTTGAAGAAGTAATTGCTTCTGGAATAGAAGATGTGTTAATTATAACAGGTAGAAATAAGGGTTCTATTGAAGAACATTTTGATAGAGCAGTTGAACTTGAAAATAATTTAGAAAAAAATAATAAGGAAGAGCTTCTTGAACAAGTAAGAAGCATTTCAAAAATGATAAATATACATACAGTTAGACAAAAAGATC
This region includes:
- a CDS encoding rod shape-determining protein → MGFRMDIGIDLGTASILVYIRDKGIVINEPSVVAIDTTTDKILEVGEEARKMLGRTPGNIVAIRPLRDGVISDFDITEKMLKYFIKKAVGNSLIKPRVIICVPSGVTEVEKRAVLEASNNAGAKKTFLIEEPVAAAIGAGLDITKPSGHMIIDMGGGTTDIAVISLGGIVVSRSIKTAGDKCDDAIVRYVRKRYNVMIGLRSAEDLKIKIGTAFPVEEEQFMEVRGRNLVTGLPVNLTISSSDMLEALEETTTAIADAVHSVLEKTPPELAADISEKGIVMTGGGCLIHGLDKLIEKRTGLNVTISDDAVSCVARGTGKSLEHMDALKDSLLTEEIRTNYNRA